acctccatctctacattaaaaaaaaaaacaaaaaaaaaacagtagggcatggtagcccatgcctgtagtctcagatattAGGGTATTAGGgatgctgaggagggaggattgcttgagcccaggaggtcaaggctgcagtgagccatgatcatgccactccactccagcctgggcaacagaatgagactgtctcagaaacaaaaaggaaaacccCCCAAACCCCAAATGTTTAGTTCTATACACATAGGAGATACTTAGTAAAAGTTTGTTGAATAGATGAACTGCTGCCTTATTTATGCATGAATACATCAAATATCTATTGAGCTTCGTTTTCAGGCACAATACTAGATCCTGGAGCTGTAATGGTGAGCAAGCCAGATATGCTCTCTGCCTTGATAAAGCTTATAACCAAGTGAAGGGGAGactaagtacacacacacacatagcaaAGTACAAGGTTTTATGAGACCATTTAATAGAGGACTTCtcttagtttttttgaggaagtaGAGGTACAGGCTAGAAAAGTTGACATCTGAATGGTGAGTAGAATGAGCAGAAGTTGGGGAAAGGGGATGGGAGAATGTGCCTTGCAAAGGATTTATAGGAAAATCCTGACCTTCCCAACCCAATCCTCATTAATTCCCTAATCCTGGCCCTCAAATCCTAAATTCACTGTTGGTATCATTGCCTTTTACTCTCTCCACTTTTTCGTTCTGATCCCAGATGGGTACATATGTCTAGAAACTCTGAGATGCTCCATAGATACAGAGAACTCTTAACccattattttgtaaattaaaaaatagaaaatataggcTTGTTCTAAAAATCCAAACAGCACAGATAGATGTGATATGTAAAGTAAAAACCTTACCACATGTTATCCCATACCTCAGAAACAATTACTCATTATGGTTTGGGCATAGATCTTTCCAGGCCTTTTTCTATATGTTTGTCCATTTGTGTGTTATAtactatacataaaatattttttgcaaaaaTTAGATCATAGCATATATTTTACAGctctttttcttcagttaatatggaaacttctttgttttcacCATAGATCTGATACTTTCTTTTAAATGGCTGCACGATATTCTATTTAACTGTCatcagtttatttattattattattatttttcgagaccgagtctcactctgttgcccaggctggagtgcagtggtgcgatcttggctcacagcaacctctgcctcccgggctcaaatgattctcctgtctcagcctcccaagtagctgggattacaggggcatgccaccacacctggcttttttttttttttttttttttttttttttaagcgaagactgggtttcaccacattggccaggctggtcttgaactcctgacctcaagtgatccacctgccttggcctcccaaagtgctgggattatagacgtgagccaccgcgcccagcctagctATCATCAGTTTAAACAATCCCTTATCGACTGACACTTAAGATTATTATTCCATGTTTGGTTATTATGCAGTGAACTTATATTTGAATTTGAGTTGTGAACTCTAAATGCACATTGTTTTAGGTCCAGTACTTACCACAGGTAGGTCATGGGAACTCTGAGGCTCTGTAATTTCTGAGCTCTCAGGATGAATAGGTGAAAATAGTCTGTATACATTTTTTGAGTCAGGGGATTTTTAGAAAGATTCAGGGCATCAAGAAAATACTATAAATGAAGTTAGGTGTTTAACTGGCAGGTGATTCCTTAGAAGCGTGAAATACTTTTTGTTTACAGTAGACTAAGTGATTGGTTTTGGTGCCAGGCCTCAAAATCTACTTTTCTATTGGACCTTACTACATAGAGTCACTCTCTTTTCCCTTCTTAGGTACTCCTTTTATTCCGTCCGGCATGATGCTATACTTCTCTGATggggtagagatgaggttttcaGGACTTTGCAGACAAGAAATAAGTCTCCCTTTAATTTTGTGCCTCTAGAACATGGTAGGTTAGTTCACCTGCCCTCTTGATCATCTCAACCTTTGGACTTTGCAGGTGAGCTGCGTTCTCTACGGGAGGAGATTTCCCTGTTAGAGCATGAGAAAGAAAGCGAACTTAAGGAAATAGAACGGGAATTGCATTTGGCCCAGGCTGAGATCCAGAGTCTGCGGCAAGCAGCAGAGGATTCTGCAACTGAACATGAGAGTGACATAGCATCCCTGCAGGAGGATCTCTGCCGGATGCAGAATGAACTTGAAGACATGGAACGCATTCGGGGAGATTATGAGATGGAGATTGCCTCCCTCCGTGCAGAAATGGAAATGAAGAGCTCTGAACCATCCAGTAGTTTAGGTCTCTCAGATTACTCTGGGTTGCAAGGTATGAGAGCCATCAAGTGGGTCAGTAAAGTCAAGCAGAGGAAAGGAGATAATATATAGGAAAATGGTAGAAGGTGGTGTTAGATCATGAATTGGGAATCTCTAGAAAAAACCTCTAGGTTGAATTCAAGACTGTAgggggccaggcgtgatggttcatgcctgtaatcccagaactttgggaggccaagatgggaggatcactcgagcccaggcaTTCAcgagcagcctgggcaaccaagtgagaccctatctctttctaaaagaaaaatttaaataaaatttttgaaaagacagTAAAGGGGAAAAACCTACCCAGATGTTACATAACCAGTCCATGGTGGTGTAAGAAATAGCACCATGGAGAGGTACCCTGGGAATTCTTCAGAGAGTCATTGGGTCTTTGTTGATTTGACTATGGGAAAACCCTTCCTGGGAAAATTTCCAGCTCTAGGATGGGCAAAGAGGGACCTGTCACCTTGGGAAactcttcctgctgccttggcatCATGGTGCTTTGCCTGGAATGCTTTATAGGGGACCTCTGGCCCTGCTTCCAGGTGCAGGGATGCTAATTCTTAGGTTCCATTAGCTCTCCTCAAAATAGAAGCTTTGGGGGGCAACAAATCAGAGCAAAAGACAGCTAGAGAAGAAAAGTTATTCCGAGTGATACATGAGGTACCCAAAAGCCTAGAGCCCTGCTTTCAGACAGTGAGTCTCCCAGCTAGTTGCTAGGATTCATGACATCAGAGAGTTTGCTTTTATTCTGAGGCTAGATTTATGATCTGAGTATAATGGAGGTCCTATATTTGGCCAGGTCAAGCAGAGGCAATCAACAAGGATTCAAAGAACTGCAAGTTTTTCCAGCTGTATCAAGCCTCTCAGAAGAGCCTTTAgattaaatggtgctgggagaggaAGGTTGGCACAGTGGGAAGGCTTGGGCTGGAGTCAAACGGACCTGAGTTCAGTATCTCAGCTCCACTAATTAGCAGGATGAACGTAGGAGGTCTGGTTACGGtctttctctgagcctgtttctatatccaggatatgaaatcaaaattggttaataaaaccttatagctAGATGGGATCCTGAAACAGGAAAAGGACCTTAGGGAAAATGTAGAGAAATCCAAGTAAACTGtggagtttagttaatagtaatgtatcAATATTTGATTCCTTAGTCATAATAGGTATATCATGGTGATGTAAGATGTTGACAATTAGGGAAATTGGGTGAGAACCCTCCCAGGaaactctgtactatctttgcaactttttttgtaaatctaaaactattctaaaattcaaagtttatttaaagaaaaaaaaaaccttacagaGCTATTttgggaattaaatgaaatgtgaagcATGTTGAAATCACTTGCACACTTACCAAATCTGAGGCTGAAACTATCAAGTCTAATGCTTAGCGCATGGTTAGTTTTCATTAAAGATtagtttccttcctcccttctatGGTAATCTGCAGTATTCTAAGGAATTCTGATTAGAATTAAGAGGAAACATTAGAAGTTACTTTTAGGGTGTTGAATCTTCCAGCAGGTAAGATAGGTCTTGTGTTCTAATTAGAGCAAGTTAGTGTTCTTTAAATATCGGTAGAATTAATGTTCTAAGAGGCataattctttttcaattttttgcaagtggacacagagtctcgctctgttacccaggctggtctcgaactcctgggctctaatgatcctcctaccttggccttccaaaatgttgggatcacAAGTgtaaaccactgcacctggccaacctaATTCTTAATCATGAAGCGACAAAACAGATACACGTGTTTGTATCATCACAGCCTTAAAagtgggcatggtgactcatgcctgtactcccagcactttgggaggccgaggcaggtggatcacttgagcccgggaattggaaaccagcctgggcaatgtggtgaaaccccatctttacaaaaaaattcaaaaattagccgagcttggtgatgcgtgcctatagtcacagttacttgggaggctgaggtgggaggatcacctgagtccagggaggtcaaggatgcagtgagccatgactgtgccactgcactctggtctggaTGGCAGAGTaagactatctcaaaacaaaacaaaaccaaaaaggaaaaagtatagGTATAGGTGACTAGTGCTTAGAGACATGCGCTGGATTATTTCAACCGGATCTCTTCTAATGCTTGAGGATGATATGTGAGTCTGGTTAGGATGGGCCTGTCAGCAGATAAAAGGCCATTAGAaagaattccctttttttttttttttttttgagacagagtctcattctcttgcccaggctggagtgcagtggcacagtcttggctcactgcaacctctgcctcctgggtttaagcaattctcctacttcaacctcctgagtagctgggactacaggtatgcaccaccacgcctggttactttttgcatttttagtagagacagggtttttgccatattggccaggctggtctcaaactcctgacctcaagtgatctgcccacctcggcctcccaaagtgttgggattacaggcttgagccactatgcctggcaagAATTCTTTACCACATCCAGACCAATGTATTTGGTGTGGGAATAAAGGATATAAAAGGAAACTCAGAATGCCTGAAAGGCAGGTACTGGCAGTCACATCTGACAGTTCACATCTCTCAGCTTTTTGTACTAAAAGCATAATTGGAAGGTAATCATAAACAGTTGAATGGAAATTTTACATACAATAAACCCAAAAGTTaattaaactttcaaaaattCCTAAAAGTTCAAGAGTCTGCTTCGGTTGAGGCTTTGAAGATGAGCACACAGGGCAAATCTTCAGGGCAGATGAGAAGAAGGACAGCTattgggaagaggagaaagactCACTGCACTGTGGAATTTCCTGGGCCCTGTCTTCTAAGCCTCTatctcttttctgtctttagaaaaaaagaagctcTTTAACCTTCTGCTCTCAGGTTTCAAGACAGGAAAACTGGGGGCTGGTCATCAGtgctttcctttcctcctggtctcatctctctctgcctgtcctcTGCAGAAGAACTGCAGGAGCTGCGGGAACGCTACCATTTCCTGAATGAGGAATACCGGGCCCTGCAGGAGAGCAACAGCAGCCTCACGGGGCAGCTTGCAGATCTGGAGAGTGAGAGGTACAGCTGTCTCTGGAGAGTGAGAGGTCATGGGGTTCCACAGGACTCTGCCTTACCTTGGGCTTTCCCTGAAGGCAGATGCCAGGGCAGTGAGCGTTCCTCTGCTCCTGGAGACCCAGTCCTTTCCGTGGTTTCCAAAGGATACAGATACCACCTACAAGCAGACATGGGGATCCGACCCAATTATCTCAAGACTAGAGGGAGTGAGTTCTGAAGTTTACTTCTGCTCTAGGCACTGGGTTCTGGTTTGCTCTGCCCTAAAGTGGATCAGAAGAGATTATTTTACTGTCCGCATAGACTCGTTTCAGTCTAATGGCAGGCACAATGCTTCCAGATTGGAGTGGGCTTGACTAGGCCTAGCCTCAAAACTAACTGGACTGGCACTCTAAGGGTCTCCCAGAGCCAAACACACCTTTGCAGATTGAGGGGCTGGAGACTTTCTGTAGTCTTCTAAGCATGTTTATCTGAGCGGTGAGTCACAATAGAAGACCCCCTACTATCTTTGGCCTAAAATGAAGGTATCGGGACCAAGCATGCATGGCTGGTGATGCCAGGCAGAACTCCCTTCAAGCATAGCTCTGCGGTTCTGGATTGCAGGACACAGAGAGCAACAGAGAGATGGCTGCAGTCCCAAACACTGAGTATGACGTCAGCAGAGTCTCAGACTTCAGAAATGGATTTCTTAGAGCCTGATCCTGAAATGCAGTTGTTACGGCAGCAGCTACGGGATGCTGAAGAGCAGATGCATGGCATGAAGAACAAGGTAGGGCACAGAGGGTGGGGAAGGCAGGCacatttcttgtctttctttcacCTTCTCCCAGCCTGTGGTAGAAACATCTCCATAGGCATGCACTGTGGAGGGAGGTAGTACTCTGGGGTCTTACTTGCCTGATGTAAATCTTCCAGTCAGAGCACCATGCTTTCCCCAAGCTTGTTCTTGGAGCACATGTGGTATCTGTAGTAAACAAGCCTCCCTGTTCCATTTCCCACATAGTGTCAGGAATTGTGTTGTGAGTTGGAAGAGCTACAGCATCATCGCCAGGTCAGTGAGGAGGAGCAGAGGCGGCTGCAGAGGGAACTCAAGTGTGCTCAGAATGAGGTGCTTCGGTTTCAGACCTCCCACAGTGTCACCCAGGTAAACACTGCCCGGGGAGGCATCTGGGATGGGGGCAGAAGGGCTTCATGGAGGGGCTGCTTCAACCGGGGTGGGCACAGTGAGTATGGCTGTGCTCTGCCGACTCTTGCCCTGCAACTGGGCACAGTCTGCTGGAAACCAACTGTAGAAGTCATATAGCACTGCATTCTAGAAATGGTGGTCATTACTGAGTGTCCGTCtcacagaagaaaccaaaccctAGACCTGTGGGAGCTCCTCAAGATGTCTGCATCTGCAAAGGAACCCAACTGATCCGTAGAAAGATCTGCTGTTTCTTGAGAGTAACTGTTCTACTCACATCCTCCCTACCACAGAACGAGGAGCTGAAATCCAGACTCTGTACCCTGCAGAAAAAATATGATACTAGCCAGGATGAGCAGAACGAGCTCTTGAAGATGCAGCTGCAACTTCAGACTGAGCTCCGGCAGCTCAAAGTCATGAAATCTACACTTGTAGAAAACCAGAGTGAGAAGGTAACAGCAACCAGAGGTGAGGGGACAACTTAGGTGCTAAGGGCATCCTTCTGAGGTTTTGGGGAAGGTGGATAAGAGTAGTGAGTTAAAAATAATTCCAGCAACCACATAGGCAGCACCACAGGTAAAGAACTCCAGCCCTGCTCGAGTACTACATTAGATATGAGGACATTAGGAAGTGAAGGGCAGGAAGAAGCAAATCTTAGACTGTTGGTGTCAAGTGACTCACACAGAAGAGTGAGTGGGTTAAGGAGCCCAAAGGCACTGCCCAAAGCCCCCTCTACCATAGGAGTTACTGTGCCGGCTGCAGAAGCTGCAGCTCCAGCACCAGAACGTCACATGTGAGAAGGAAAAGCTGCTGGAAcggcagcagcagctgcaggaggAGCTGCAGTGCCATGAGGCAGAGCTGCAGCACCTCAGGGATACGGTGGCCTCCTTCAAAGAGAGCAGTGAGAAGGTAAAAGAAGCTCCTGGTGAGGGAGGATGTAGCCAGGCATCATCTTGTGTGAGGGTGAGAGcgcagaggaggagagggaatggTAGGAGTGTGGAGGAGCTGGCAGTGAGGGGGCCAAAGAGGTGCTTAGGAGAAAGGTGACCTCGGGGAGTCACAAGGCTCTCAGCTTCCTTtgattttaaatcagaaaagcaGCATATAAAAAGGAAGTCCCTTtgcctccccacctcccaaaaAAGGAAGCCCCAGAggtctgtgtttttttaaaattatttttacatttatttatttatttaactggaAAGGCGACACTGGGAAGGTCTGTGTTTCAAGCCTGTCAGGGACGGGTCCATCTTGGGTATCTATCCCTGGCTGGGATGAAATTGGGGCTGAGAAGGACAAGGGAAGATGGGTTCCCTTCATCCCCACCTGGGAGGAGAGAGTCCAGCAGCAGGAGCGCCTGGGGTGATGGCCaggcctgcctccccttcccaggaCACAGAGACGCACACTCAGCTTCAGGAGATGAAGCACCTGTACCAGGCCAGCAAGGATGAGCTGGAGCGGCAGAAGCACATGTATGACCAGCTGGAGCAGGACCTCCTGCTCTGCCAGCTGGAGCTGAAAGAGCTCAAGGCCTCCCAGCCCATTCTGGAGGACAAAGGAAAGTGTGCTAATAAGGTAATTGTTCAGAGAGGTGACAGCTCCTGGGCACTTGCTCCAGAGAGAGGAGGTACAGAGGCAAAAAGTGAAGGCACCCAACCCAAGGGCTTGATGGGCTTCCTaggcaggaagcagaggcagggccACATGCTGCTAACTTCAAAACAGTTTGCCCTGACCATGACTTTGAGCCAGAGCCACAGCTTAGTAGGATCAATACCTTTGGATCCCAGTCTGAACCCCTGAAGGTTTTACACGATTCCATGTATGTGGATATTTATACAATGGTATTAGAACTGTAGTGATATCTAGTCGTTCTTGGAGAGGAACATATGCATGGGCCCATTACACAACTATTATTGTTGGAACTAGAGAAAGGGGCCAGTTTTCTGGATCAGATTGCAAATGCTCTCATAAAGGGGTACAGTCTTGTGCCCAGAGCGCTGATTGGGCAAGAGAAGGACCTAGGCTCTTCTCGGATTTATTCTGTGACTTTGAAGtagttaaattcttttttttttgagacggagtctcactctgtcgcccaggctggagtgcagtgacacgatctcagctcactgcagcctccacctcctgggttcaagtgattctcctgtcttagcctcccgagtagctgggactacaggcacatgccatcgtgcctggctaatttttgtatttttaattgagaccgggtttcgccgtgttggtcaggctggtctcgaactcctgacctcaggtgatccacctgcctcggcctcccaaggtgctgggattacaggcatgagctgccatgccctgCCAGTAATTAAATTGTTGAAGGTTGAATTGTGCCCTCTTTAAATGGAAGAGAATACTACTCTTAACTCACTTCCTTTTAGCAGTAAATCCTGGTAGTGATAAATAAggccttattcattttttttcttttccatcgtGTATAAAACGCAAGCTGTTATCATTTATCCTGTTGAGCACTTTCAGCTCCTGATTACTGATGGGAAATGGAAAGGTGTTGAAGCATGTTGGAGAAGAGGCCCAGGAGTCTCTAAAGATAGTGGAGCTGGTCACATTCTGCCAGAAAACTCAGTAGTTCCTGTCCCTGGGGAAAGGCCTTTAGGAGACAGAGGACTGGGAAGGTTATTTGGGCCGCCTCAGCAGTCTCTTTGCGTTTCTATATCCAGGCTCACGTTTCCTCCTTTTTCCACTTCTACTCAATTTAGGAGCCCAGGTGATCCGTGACTTGCTCGTCACCTCTTCCGCTAATGGGAAAAACGATGAGAAAGGAGAAGCATGCTGGCAGACAGCACCTGCTTTTTCTCTAGCCATAAAACAGCATTGAGATCTGTCTGATATTGGAAGATCTGGGTTTTTGGAAATGGGATGATTTAGTCTTCTCAACCCAAATTTAGCAATAGCGCATACTTTCTAAAGATTTAAAGAGAGAATTGGGAaagcaaaaatgggaaaaattaggGTGAAATTAAGTCCTTATTGGTAAGGAGTGTAATTGCATTCAAAAACAACTGGGGTTAATAAGAATAACAGGAGCTAAGAGTTCCCAACAGGGTAGGAATATGGTGTATAAAGGAAAGGGCCGGAGAAGAGGAAGGGGGAAGTGAGGAAGGGGCATCAATAGCATTCCCCATCAAACTGCCCCCAGAAAGGAATGGTGGAAGTTTAGAACAAGGCCAGCCACCAGTCCAGAGCAACCTGCTCTGAAGGAGCAGCCTGCAGGGGATCCCCAATCGGTATCTAAACAGCCAGGCTGCATTGTGGCTTGGGGTGACCAGTCCAAGGTGACTGCATAGGGAGAGAATCACAAGAGGCAGGAGAGCGCAGAAGTGCTCTGTTAGCCACCCAAGAAGCTTACCTTACAGAGTAACCACCCCCTCCACACCCGCCCCCGCCCACAGTGTGACACACTGCTGTCCAGACTGACAGAATTGCAGGAAAAGTACAAGGCCAGCCAGAAGGAGATGGGGCAGCTGCAGATGGAGCAGTGTGAGCTCCTGGAGGATCAGAGGAGGATGCAGGAGGAGCAGGGCCAGCTGCAGGAAGAGCTGCACAGGCTCACACTGCCACTGCCCAAGAGTGGCCTCTTACTCAAGGTAACTCTGCCAGAGGCAGCTGCTAACTGTGGGGAAGCTGCTCTGAGAAGCTTCCCTGTGTGActagggaaaaataaaagggTGGGGATTGAACTTTTTCTTCTTACCAACCACTCCTTACTTTCTCACCACTCTGCCCAAACCAAAAAGCTCCATAGAGCCAATTAGAGTTTTTCTTATGAGGGCTTTAAATCTTAAAATACCTTTTATACTCTGGAATCTGTGCAGCAgtttatatttagatatttagtCCATCTGGAGAAAATGCACCTGAAACCACTTTATAAACTACAAAATATATCCCAACGTAAGAGACGGTTGCTACTTTTAGCAGGTCTCCATAGAAAGACTCCCCCTGTCCCCAGATGGGCTCTGTGAAGTCAACCCTGAGATTCTTCAGGGAATTGTTCACAGTGGGGATGAGGCACCAAGGAGGCATCAGACTTTCTGTGTAAACACCACAATCCCTTGCCTCCTTCCTTCTACTCCACCTCAGAGTCAGGAGCTACTCACCAAATTAGAAGACCTGTGTGAGCTGCAGCTGCTCTACCAAGGCATGCAGGAGGAACAGAAGAAGCTGATACAGAACCAAGACTGTGTATTAAAAGAACAATTAGAGATCCACGAAGAGCTGCGACATTTCAAAGAGTCTCATTTCCAGGAAGTGTTGGAGAATCCTGATGATTCCAAattggctaagtcctcaaaatgTAATCGAAACAAGGTAACCATAGCAAGAGGTAGGGAGACAGTTCTCCTGAGCACAACAGCATGGCAGGGAGAGTGGGCACCGCCGAAGGGTCAGAGTTGGGAAGGCGTGTTTGGCCAGGGGTAAGGATAAGGCAAAAGCCCTGCCCTTCACCAGCTGTGACCACTCACAGGCTCCATTAAGAGGTGGCTTTTAGATACGGCCTGAGGACCTCACCTAGATGCCATTATCCTTTATCACACATATTCACAGTGCCCAGTTGAAGCACTATGAGCACTCAGGGCAGAGCTGAGATGACCGGAAGTCTGTCATCAGATCATTTGACTCATTCCCAGTAAGATGTGTAATATCAGTTTGGTGTTTGTTTGGATTCCTTTGGACTGACTCTAAATGTCATCTTTTTCTTGAGTGGAAAAGTACACTTCTCAGTTATCAAAATCTATCACCTTTGGTGTTCTCTGTGAGGCAAATTTGGGGCCTTTCATTTCCAAGAGAAGAATTCCTAGCATATGGGGTTCTTAGTACTGACCACACTATCTTCATTGGAACTTTGGTGGCAGTAACAGAGCAAGGTCACAGGGGTTAGACCAGAAAATCGATGCCTCTCAAGTACCAGCAAGGGGTCATGCAGATGAGGTGACACAGGTGGAGATCACCGTACAATTCTATTCAGGGTTGGGGGATAAAGTTGTTCTGACATCTCAGCGTGGGCAAGGAGGGGCAGGTAGACAGTTTCAGTTTAGGCCAAATCTATTCATTCCAATCTTACTCTGAACAAGGAGAACCAGGAAGTAGCAGAAGTCAACACTGTGAGGCTGGATCATATTCCAGGGGCATCAGATGTCCAGGCTGGAGGCCTGGGTAACACAGCTGGGAACCAGGTATAAAATATTTCCTTAACTGATCAGATCTCATCCTGGACATCAGCAGCCAAGAAGCCAGGCCCAGAGAGCCTGGGAAACATGCCCAGAGGCCAGATTCAGAATAGGGGCAGGAGATACAGGAACTAATAGTGAGACTTTGATTCCAATTCTTCATATTGCCACATTCAAGGCCGGGGCTGATTTTAGAACTAGGGGTGGGCGAGGGGACTGAGCCTGAAGGTCAGGATAACAGATATACCTGACTGAGAAGAGGGTGTGGTAGGGAGTCAGGGTGTTCTGGAAACCCACTCGGCACTGCTTCAAGGAGACAGGGATGTATCAAAGTGCAGAAACCAGCCAAAATGGGAGCCTGGAAATCATGGAGTATCTGCCCTGGGGAGATTTTCCCAAATGAGCAAGAAACTGATACATGCCAGTTACCTGTAGGCTAAGTCAGAGACATAGGCCGGGGTGAGGTGGAAATGTAGGCGTGCCATTCTCTAAGGTGTGCTCTCAGACGTCTGTACCAGGAGAGGTGCAGCTGGAAGGACTGAAGTGTCAGAGTAATGATACtgtctccccacccctgcccccagcaaTCCAAGCTGCTCATGGAGCAGATGCAGGCCCTGCAGGTGCTGTATGAAGCCGGTCAGGCGGAGCAGGAGCTCTTGCAGCAAGAGCAAGGGAGGCTCCTAGAGGAGCGGAAGAGGCTGCAGGCAGACTTGCAGCTCTGCCTGGAAGAAATGCAGCTGCTTCAAATCCAGTCCCCTTCTATAAAAATGAGCCTTGAGTCCTACGGGAAGAGCTATGGTAGCATGGTCCCCAGCAATGAGAACTGTCGCAAGACTTATGATACCACTGTGGATGACAATGAGAGCTATTA
This DNA window, taken from Pongo pygmaeus isolate AG05252 chromosome 6, NHGRI_mPonPyg2-v2.0_pri, whole genome shotgun sequence, encodes the following:
- the CCDC136 gene encoding coiled-coil domain-containing protein 136 isoform X13, which gives rise to MEAITSELRSLREEISLLEHEKESELKEIERELHLAQAEIQSLRQAAEDSATEHESDIASLQEDLCRMQNELEDMERIRGDYEMEIASLRAEMEMKSSEPSSSLGLSDYSGLQEELQELRERYHFLNEEYRALQESNSSLTGQLADLESERTQRATERWLQSQTLSMTSAESQTSEMDFLEPDPEMQLLRQQLRDAEEQMHGMKNKCQELCCELEELQHHRQVSEEEQRRLQRELKCAQNEVLRFQTSHSVTQNEELKSRLCTLQKKYDTSQDEQNELLKMQLQLQTELRQLKVMKSTLVENQSEKELLCRLQKLQLQHQNVTCEKEKLLERQQQLQEELQCHEAELQHLRDTVASFKESSEKDTETHTQLQEMKHLYQASKDELERQKHMYDQLEQDLLLCQLELKELKASQPILEDKGKCANKCDTLLSRLTELQEKYKASQKEMGQLQMEQCELLEDQRRMQEEQGQLQEELHRLTLPLPKSGLLLKSQELLTKLEDLCELQLLYQGMQEEQKKLIQNQDCVLKEQLEIHEELRHFKESHFQEVLENPDDSKLAKSSKCNRNKQSKLLMEQMQALQVLYEAGQAEQELLQQEQGRLLEERKRLQADLQLCLEEMQLLQIQSPSIKMSLESYGKSYGSMVPSNENCRKTYDTTVDDNESYYKSYTSTQTSSESFLKSYDSSTSASEAYGKSYCTTSNSSITYKKSYGSTSSSDTCQKSFVSSCTDEEPAEPEDMEHFEEMVAKVLIKLQAVQAMYQISQEEHSQLQEQMEKLLAKQKDLKEELDACEREFKECMECLEKPLAPQSDKNEIKELQTKLRELQLQYQASMDEQGRLLVVQEQLEGQLQCCQEELRQLREKRPSVVKEARGKNANKNVNKNANGVKMKKVTKPRSDTSESDLETGKSLEVVLYYKASQRKLDGLAKEEEKKEEMEEEKKEEVKEEAKEQCGDELVAEPADPGEAKSTEDQEENEEDKEEEEKEEDSEEEEDDVDPSLESAEENNPLRLSESKKKS
- the CCDC136 gene encoding coiled-coil domain-containing protein 136 isoform X9, whose product is MEAITSELRSLREEISLLEHEKESELKEIERELHLAQAEIQSLRQAAEDSATEHESDIASLQEDLCRMQNELEDMERIRGDYEMEIASLRAEMEMKSSEPSSSLGLSDYSGLQEELQELRERYHFLNEEYRALQESNSSLTGQLADLESERTQRATERWLQSQTLSMTSAESQTSEMDFLEPDPEMQLLRQQLRDAEEQMHGMKNKCQELCCELEELQHHRQVSEEEQRRLQRELKCAQNEVLRFQTSHSVTQNEELKSRLCTLQKKYDTSQDEQNELLKMQLQLQTELRQLKVMKSTLVENQSEKELLCRLQKLQLQHQNVTCEKEKLLERQQQLQEELQCHEAELQHLRDTVASFKESSEKDTETHTQLQEMKHLYQASKDELERQKHMYDQLEQDLLLCQLELKELKASQPILEDKGKCANKCDTLLSRLTELQEKYKASQKEMGQLQMEQCELLEDQRRMQEEQGQLQEELHRLTLPLPKSGLLLKSQELLTKLEDLCELQLLYQGMQEEQKKLIQNQDCVLKEQLEIHEELRHFKESHFQEVLENPDDSKLAKSSKCNRNKQSKLLMEQMQALQVLYEAGQAEQELLQQEQGRLLEERKRLQADLQLCLEEMQLLQIQSPSIKMSLESYGKSYGSMVPSNENCRKTYDTTVDDNESYYKSYTSTQTSSESFLKSYDSSTSASEAYGKSYCTTSNSSITYKKSYGSTSSSDTCQKSFVSSCTDEEPAEPEDMEHFEEMVAKVLIKLQAVQAMYQISQEEHSQLQEQMEKLLAKQKDLKEELDACEREFKECMECLEKPLAPQSDKNEIKELQTKLRELQLQYQASMDEQGRLLVVQEQLEGQLQCCQEELRQLREKRPSVVKEARGKNANKNVNKNANGVKMKKVTKPRSDTSESDLETGKSLEVVLYYKASQRKLDGLAKEEEKKEEMEEEKKEEVKEEAKEQCGDELVAEPADPGEAKSTEDQEENEEDKEEEEKEEDSEEEEDDVDPSLESAEENNPLRLSESKKNMFGLWKPMVFLAIAAVALYVLPNMRQQESEFCLME